The Lasioglossum baleicum chromosome 12, iyLasBale1, whole genome shotgun sequence genome includes a region encoding these proteins:
- the Cerk gene encoding ceramide kinase: MMQEITDQSSRTVLLNTFVVKKKRCRVYFHRGTLIWETEKPPYTRWTLPMTDVLAVRYGDDWIPGTSVKEKQPPTSPASPTVCPTNFILHYAVRGAKNKWSHHSVTMSHTDPRQVASWVKTIRNYLMGLTHRPRKILLFVNPFGGKKKGLKIWEKDVLPLMTIAGIETKMLVTERHGHARDTLLTADLSDFHAVVCIGGDGTLAEVINGLVLRTTRDQQIDANDPEVRLPTPTLPIGVIPSGSTDTIAYSLHGTTDVQTAAIHIIFGDSTGLDISSVHNDQNLLRLYASVLSYGYLGDVIRDSEKFRWMGPQRYDYSGFKKILANKGYEGEIHLLSDPCHPATSTRCTKNCSRCLQHMHNSVPDKEISRWMTVRGKFFMVNGANLACACSRSPMGFSPHCHVGDGCVDVILVRHTSLFNNIRMLLRLSSKQKTLYDLPFVEVYRAREFTFRALPTMHMQSENQIDTRYMKSSLSVWNCDGEVIDNSNVKIRVHCQLVNVFTRRVQEPVHERTCFC; the protein is encoded by the exons CTAGATGGACGCTGCCCATGACGGACGTGTTAGCCGTGCGCTACGGGGATGATTGGATACCTGGGACCAGCGTGAAAGAGAAGCAACCCCCGACGTCCCCGGCATCCCCCACGGTTTGCCcgacaaatttcattttacactacgCTGTGCGGGGAGCGAAGAATAAATGGAGCCACCACAGCGTCACCATGAGCCACACGGACCCCAGACAGGTGGCCTCCTGGGTTAAAACCATACGAAATTACCTCATGG GTCTCACGCATCGACCCAGGAAGATTCTCTTGTTCGTTAATCCCTTCGGGGGGAAGAAGAAGGGTTTGAAGATCTGGGAGAAGGACGTCCTACCTCTGATGACTATCGCCGGGATCGAGACCAAGATGCTGGTCACCGAGCGGCACGGTCATGCGAGGGATACTCTGCTCACCGCTGATCTAAGCGATTTCCAT GCAGTGGTGTGCATAGGCGGCGACGGTACATTGGCGGAGGTGATCAACGGTCTGGTTTTAAGGACGACCAGGGATCAGCAGATCGACGCGaacgatcccgaggtcagactACCAACTCCTACGTTGCCGATCGGAGTGATACCAAGTGGCAGCACGGACACGATAGCGTACAGCCTCCACGGGACGACGGACGTGCAAACCGCCGCGATACATATCATTTTTGGCGACAGCACTGGCCTCGATATCTCCTCCGTGCACAACGACCAGAACCTTCTCAGGCTGTACGCCAGCGTGCTCAGCTATGGGTATCTCGGGGACGTGATCAGGGACAGCGAGAAGTTTAGGTGGATGGGCCCTCAGAGATACGACTACTCCG GGTTCAAGAAGATCCTCGCAAACAAAGGGTACGAGGGTGAGATCCACCTGCTGTCGGACCCCTGTCACCCTGCGACCAGTACAAGATGCACCAAGAATTGCAGCAGGTGTCTGCAGCACATGCACAACAGCGTCCCCGACAAAGAAATATCCA GATGGATGACAGTCAGAGGTAAATTCTTCATGGTGAACGGTGCTAATCTGGCTTGTGCCTGCTCCAGGAGTCCCATGGGGTTCAGTCCTCACTGTCACGTTGGCGATGGTTGCGTCGACGTGATCCTAGTTCGCCATACTTCCCTATTTAATAACATTAGGATGTTGCTCAGGTTGTCCAGTAAACAGAAGACTCTT TATGATCTCCCGTTCGTCGAGGTGTACAGAGCGAGAGAGTTCACATTCCGAGCGCTGCCAACGATGCACATGCAGTCCGAAAACCAGATCGACACCCGCTACATGAAGTCGAGCTTGAGCGTGTGGAACTGCGACGGCGAAGTGATCGATAACTCGAACGTGAAAATCAG GGTACACTGCCAACTAGTGAACGTGTTCACGAGACGAGTTCAAGAACCAGTTCACGAGCGGACCTGTTTCTGTTAA